Proteins from a genomic interval of Lolium perenne isolate Kyuss_39 chromosome 1, Kyuss_2.0, whole genome shotgun sequence:
- the LOC127319622 gene encoding protein LIGHT-DEPENDENT SHORT HYPOCOTYLS 5-like — protein MDPSSTAAGPPPSSSAGTGDAPQQHPPPPPPPQQLSRYESQKRRDWNTFLQYLRNHRPPLTLARCSGAHVIEFLKYLDQFGKTKVHAAGCAHYGQPSPPAPCPCPLRQAWGSLDALIGRLRAAYEESGNAPESNPFAARAVRIYLREVRDSQAKARGIPYEKKKRKRTQTPTPTPAAGEGTSSAAGGGGGEPTHGGGTVTVAAAPATGAPLGGSSSGTAAAAGTSSR, from the coding sequence ATGGATCCCTCGAGCACCGCCGCCGGTCCACCACCGTCCTCCTCGGCGGGCACCGGCGACGCCCCGCAGCAGcatccgcctccgccgccaccgccacagcAGCTGAGCAGGTACGAGTCGCAGAAGCGGCGGGACTGGAACACGTTCCTGCAGTACCTGCGCAACCACCGCCCGCCGCTGACGCTGGCGCGCTGCAGCGGCGCGCACGTCATCGAGTTCCTCAAGTACCTCGACCAGTTCGGCAAGACCAAGGTGCACGCCGCCGGCTGCGCGCACTACGGCCAGCCCAGCCCGCCGGCGCCCTGCCCGTGCCCGCTCCGCCAGGCCTGGGGCTCCCTCGACGCGCTCATCGGCCGCCTCCGCGCCGCATACGAGGAGTCGGGCAACGCGCCCGAGTCCAACCCCTTCGCCGCGCGCGCCGTCAGGATCTACCTCCGCGAGGTCCGCGACTCGCAGGCCAAGGCGCGAGGGATACCCTACGAGAAGAAGAAGCGCAAGCGCACGCAGACACCGACGCCGACACCAGCCGCTGGCGAGGGGACGAGCTCAGCTGCTGGTGGCGGTGGAGGAGAGCCAACTCATGGCGGAGGCACCGTAACCGTCGCGGCTGCACCAGCCACCGGTGCCCCGCTGGGAGGGAGTAGTAGCGGTACAGCTGCTGCAGCAGGCACCTCTTCCCGATGA